In Acidianus brierleyi, one genomic interval encodes:
- a CDS encoding IS607 family transposase, which produces MERLLRPKEACQLLGISYSTLLRWIREDKIRVVTTEGGKYRIPYSEIKKYLERREEIRAVIYARVSSADQKEDLEIQINYLTNYATAKGYKVVEVLKDIASGLNTQRKGLLTLFKLVEGRSIDVVLITYKDRITRFGFEYLEEFFSTMGVRIEVVFGEESKDATRELIEDLISIITSFAGKIYGMRSHKKTVLVQGVKKLIGELNGEDSEVKG; this is translated from the coding sequence GTGGAGAGGTTACTGAGGCCTAAGGAGGCTTGCCAACTGCTCGGTATTTCATACTCAACCTTGTTAAGGTGGATTAGGGAGGATAAAATAAGGGTAGTAACAACTGAAGGAGGAAAGTATAGGATTCCTTACAGTGAGATTAAAAAGTACTTAGAGAGGAGGGAAGAAATAAGAGCAGTAATTTACGCAAGAGTTTCATCAGCAGACCAGAAAGAGGACTTGGAGATACAAATAAACTACTTGACGAACTATGCAACAGCAAAGGGTTACAAAGTAGTTGAAGTGTTAAAAGATATTGCAAGCGGGTTGAACACTCAAAGGAAAGGGTTACTCACGCTATTCAAACTAGTTGAGGGAAGAAGTATTGACGTCGTTCTTATAACCTACAAGGATAGGATAACGCGTTTCGGGTTTGAATACCTTGAGGAATTCTTTTCAACAATGGGAGTTAGAATTGAGGTTGTTTTCGGAGAAGAATCTAAGGATGCTACACGAGAACTAATTGAAGATCTGATTTCCATTATTACGTCATTCGCTGGGAAAATTTACGGAATGAGGAGTCACAAGAAGACAGTCCTAGTTCAGGGTGTAAAAAAGTTGATAGGTGAGCTAAATGGAGAGGACAGTGAAGTTAAGGGTTAA
- a CDS encoding radical SAM protein — protein sequence MKRYYLSPFLIYFNNNDSIILFNQINHAIIEVNKDLWNKLLEYINNANVRLADQELIELINDLQRLNILFDYDINRYKHNIIEFRFNTLTNYNGMEIWFAISGKCNFVCPYCYQTYRKDGEVINDKRADKFINFVKKYVDQNNIRKIHLVYYGGEPLLAFNEIIKIHNELVNIKLNKNISLEEVIITNGSLLTEDKIEKLVELSDSSPIGIQITIDGMKEVMDKRRPLAGGGSSFDLVYNNFIKLVEKYPFDISLRSNINYDNIESVRKLLLKIKEDLGDLVDKVVFSPHWIYETQEVYMKNEYYLPEVSQTEAMELIKLELFAQELGFKTSPAYLHGPCTYVAKHGYAIDEFLRVYKCPGYLYTPKYFGIITDDGGIKITNSQYLIEAFGEIRKCYLNCQVGALCYGGCRAMKHCPKDEILTYVNTDLGKKVLLTHFLKNYGDDNGRGKKVNNI from the coding sequence ATGAAAAGATATTATTTATCTCCTTTTTTAATTTATTTTAATAACAACGACAGTATTATTTTATTTAATCAGATAAATCATGCTATAATAGAAGTTAATAAAGATTTATGGAATAAATTGTTAGAATATATTAATAATGCTAACGTAAGACTGGCTGATCAAGAACTAATTGAACTAATAAATGATCTGCAGAGATTAAATATATTATTTGATTATGATATAAATAGGTATAAGCATAATATCATAGAATTCAGATTTAATACATTAACCAATTATAACGGAATGGAAATTTGGTTTGCAATTTCTGGTAAATGTAATTTTGTTTGCCCTTATTGTTATCAAACATATAGAAAGGACGGAGAGGTAATAAATGATAAAAGAGCTGATAAATTTATAAATTTTGTTAAGAAATACGTTGATCAAAATAATATACGTAAAATACATTTGGTTTATTATGGAGGTGAACCATTATTGGCCTTTAATGAAATAATAAAAATTCATAATGAATTAGTTAATATAAAACTTAATAAAAATATCTCTTTGGAAGAAGTAATCATAACCAATGGTAGCCTTCTCACTGAGGATAAAATAGAGAAGCTAGTGGAATTATCAGATTCTAGTCCTATAGGAATTCAAATTACGATAGATGGTATGAAAGAAGTTATGGATAAGAGAAGACCCTTAGCAGGGGGAGGTAGCAGTTTTGATTTAGTTTATAATAATTTTATTAAATTAGTAGAGAAATATCCATTTGATATATCCTTAAGATCTAATATAAATTATGATAATATTGAATCAGTAAGAAAATTATTATTGAAGATTAAAGAGGATTTGGGTGATTTAGTCGATAAAGTAGTCTTTTCCCCTCATTGGATATATGAGACTCAAGAAGTTTATATGAAGAATGAATATTATTTACCAGAAGTTTCACAGACTGAGGCTATGGAATTAATAAAACTTGAGTTGTTTGCTCAAGAATTGGGCTTTAAGACCAGTCCAGCATATCTTCATGGCCCTTGTACTTACGTAGCTAAACATGGTTATGCAATTGATGAATTCTTAAGGGTTTACAAATGTCCCGGGTATCTTTATACTCCGAAGTATTTTGGAATTATAACTGATGATGGAGGCATTAAAATAACTAACTCTCAGTATTTAATAGAGGCTTTTGGAGAAATAAGGAAATGCTACCTTAATTGTCAAGTAGGGGCATTATGCTATGGTGGTTGTAGGGCAATGAAACATTGCCCCAAAGACGAAATACTAACTTATGTTAATACAGACCTTGGTAAAAAGGTACTATTAACACATTTTCTAAAGAATTATGGTGATGATAATGGACGAGGTAAGAAAGTTAATAATATTTAA
- a CDS encoding cytosine permease translates to MIVGQIGLPIFYTTVVGYGAIMAGISKEITGSVTYDPTLLVVKFTTYLFAIPILIAYAFTMLNTNIFSNVVPPVYDLINTFPSKLSWIRGVIIVSILGIAVGAWSLYLKGAYTYFDTWIAFISGLLGPIAGIIVADYAILRKFKINLHDVFVRKGEYTFYKGFNISAILTLIIIFPIIFSTQLHIPIPFSIYIYKMSWMSGFLMSIPLYLLLTKLFDKYKR, encoded by the coding sequence ATGATTGTAGGTCAAATTGGTTTACCTATATTTTATACTACAGTGGTAGGTTATGGAGCAATAATGGCAGGGATTTCAAAAGAAATAACTGGAAGCGTTACTTATGATCCAACTCTCCTCGTAGTAAAATTTACTACTTATCTCTTTGCTATCCCTATACTTATAGCCTATGCTTTTACAATGCTTAATACCAATATTTTTAGCAATGTAGTTCCTCCAGTATACGATTTAATTAATACTTTTCCTTCAAAACTTTCATGGATAAGAGGAGTTATAATAGTATCTATACTTGGTATAGCAGTAGGCGCTTGGTCCTTGTATCTTAAGGGAGCATATACATACTTTGACACTTGGATAGCGTTCATATCTGGTCTATTAGGTCCTATAGCTGGAATTATAGTAGCAGATTACGCAATTTTGCGGAAATTCAAAATAAACTTACACGATGTATTCGTTAGAAAGGGAGAATATACATTTTATAAAGGGTTTAATATTAGTGCTATACTCACATTGATTATAATATTTCCGATTATATTCTCAACACAGTTACATATACCTATACCTTTTTCAATATACATTTACAAAATGTCGTGGATGAGCGGATTTCTTATGTCAATACCATTATATTTATTATTAACAAAATTATTTGATAAATATAAAAGATAA
- a CDS encoding cytosine permease, which translates to MAEKTIDRSSITKFYPEKGQVELTETFPNEKFLWNADVHPIPVKNRNWGSLTYFMIWVSMVFIIPSWTLASVGLVFGLNIIQSISMVFLGNLIVLIPMIIQSHGGARYGLAEPQLTRSRWGTYGAIFPSWIRAIIGAGWWGIESYIITEAATAIYAILSGKVSVVAYTVSHYADYPFILSKDFPQVFWGTFAIVILLQILVFYYSPIMKSQPLLKWLARIGGPIILVSFFAVWLYFMSKVGWSVDIFTLSSTSSASMLSILAFLNANIAYWATMALTMPDYTRLAKNQFSQTIGQIPMPILMLIVAIMGTMTTAAALKLYGAPIWDPIVLVTLHMSSSASILILFAFILATFLVNVFANAVGPAYDIANTFPKHLSWFKGSLILILIGLALGAWSYYGNAYSYIENWLLTYGGLLGSVEGVIIFDYAIIRRFKFDLVDIFLSNGRFKYWKGINPAAAITFLIVSAIIYLPYPGESIALGNAWVLSFLLSGAIYLPLMKYWVIPKYQPELKGSLTHGYFSEDTLKIFKVK; encoded by the coding sequence ATGGCAGAAAAAACAATAGATAGGTCGTCCATAACAAAATTTTATCCAGAAAAAGGACAAGTAGAACTTACAGAAACTTTTCCTAACGAGAAATTTTTATGGAACGCAGATGTACACCCAATTCCTGTTAAAAATAGAAACTGGGGTTCACTTACATATTTTATGATATGGGTCTCAATGGTTTTTATAATTCCTAGTTGGACACTAGCTAGCGTAGGTTTAGTATTCGGATTAAATATTATTCAATCGATATCAATGGTATTCTTAGGGAATTTGATAGTTCTTATTCCCATGATTATTCAATCTCACGGTGGAGCAAGATATGGTTTAGCAGAGCCTCAATTAACCAGATCTAGGTGGGGAACTTACGGTGCAATATTTCCTAGTTGGATAAGGGCTATAATAGGAGCAGGTTGGTGGGGAATTGAAAGTTACATTATTACTGAAGCAGCTACTGCAATATACGCTATATTATCCGGAAAAGTAAGCGTAGTAGCCTATACTGTAAGTCATTATGCAGATTATCCTTTTATTTTAAGTAAAGATTTTCCTCAAGTATTTTGGGGAACTTTCGCTATAGTCATTTTATTACAGATATTAGTTTTCTACTATTCTCCTATAATGAAATCTCAACCACTATTAAAATGGCTTGCAAGAATTGGAGGCCCAATAATATTAGTATCCTTTTTTGCAGTATGGTTATATTTCATGAGTAAAGTTGGTTGGTCAGTTGATATATTTACTTTATCTTCTACGTCATCTGCTTCAATGCTCTCAATATTAGCTTTCCTTAATGCAAATATAGCTTATTGGGCAACAATGGCGTTAACTATGCCAGATTATACTAGATTAGCAAAAAATCAATTCTCGCAAACTATAGGACAAATTCCTATGCCAATATTAATGCTAATAGTAGCTATAATGGGTACTATGACCACTGCAGCTGCACTAAAACTTTATGGAGCGCCAATATGGGATCCAATTGTCCTAGTGACATTACATATGTCCTCTTCTGCTAGTATTCTAATATTATTTGCGTTTATATTGGCAACATTTCTAGTAAATGTCTTTGCTAACGCTGTAGGTCCTGCTTATGACATAGCAAATACTTTTCCTAAACATTTAAGTTGGTTTAAAGGTTCATTAATATTAATATTAATAGGATTAGCATTAGGAGCGTGGAGCTATTATGGCAATGCATATAGCTATATAGAGAATTGGTTACTAACTTATGGTGGACTTTTAGGTAGTGTTGAGGGAGTAATAATATTTGACTATGCTATAATTAGAAGATTTAAATTTGATTTAGTTGACATATTTTTAAGTAATGGAAGATTTAAATATTGGAAAGGAATAAATCCAGCTGCAGCAATAACTTTCTTAATAGTTTCAGCAATAATTTATTTACCATATCCAGGGGAAAGTATAGCATTAGGCAATGCGTGGGTACTATCCTTCTTACTCTCTGGTGCAATATATTTACCATTAATGAAATATTGGGTTATACCAAAGTATCAACCAGAATTAAAGGGATCCTTAACTCATGGGTACTTCTCTGAGGACACGTTGAAAATTTTTAAGGTGAAGTGA
- a CDS encoding CD3072 family TudS-related putative desulfidase: MKDFRSKKVAIISNCILNQNSKVIGFAKYRGIIKEIVDLLYEYDYGILQLPCPETLFAGARRWWQVRDQYDTEGYREHCRMLTKPIITMLKEYEKEGYDVLLIGVDGSPSCGVNLSPTSKK, encoded by the coding sequence ATGAAAGACTTTAGATCTAAAAAGGTAGCTATAATATCTAATTGTATTTTAAATCAAAACTCTAAGGTTATAGGATTTGCAAAATATAGGGGAATTATTAAAGAAATAGTTGATTTACTATATGAATACGACTATGGGATTCTTCAATTGCCTTGTCCTGAGACCCTTTTTGCAGGCGCTAGAAGATGGTGGCAAGTAAGAGATCAGTACGATACTGAAGGTTATAGGGAACATTGTAGAATGTTAACAAAACCTATAATAACTATGCTAAAGGAGTATGAAAAGGAAGGTTATGACGTTTTGCTAATAGGCGTTGATGGAAGCCCTTCTTGTGGAGTTAATTTATCTCCAACTAGTAAGAAATGA
- the hydA gene encoding dihydropyrimidinase — MSLDIVLKNAKIFTSSGPIEGDIGIKDGKIVKIGDIQEQYIKTIDLSGKYVIPGLIDGHTHMEFPFMSEITADDFYYGTKASIAGGVTTIVDFVTPSHGQDLISAYEKWRGNADPKVVSDYGLHMIIREINSNVLEQIPSVINKGVVSFKLFMAYKNELMLPDGDLYKLIKKISDFGGVTGIHAENGEIINELIQEFLKEGKVEPIYHYYSRPDILEIEATNRIASIASLVGKDVKMYIVHTSTGEAVDIISNYRKMGYKFFNETTPHYLTLNTEMLKRPDAFRYVMSPPLRSDEQRTKLWYRLASGDIFTIGSDHCVYSDLQKKRHMEKVPPFNEIPNGVPGTETILPLLYYFGVKKGIISMERFIEVTSLNPAKLFGLYPQKGTIMPGSDADFAIIDPEKKVRISPDVLHSNIDYTIYDGVEVEGWNVMTMRRGEIVYEEGQVIGKKGSGKYIPGKTPIMM, encoded by the coding sequence ATGAGCCTAGACATAGTATTAAAAAACGCTAAGATATTCACTTCTTCAGGTCCTATAGAAGGAGATATTGGAATAAAAGATGGAAAAATAGTTAAGATTGGAGATATACAAGAACAATATATAAAGACCATTGATTTAAGTGGAAAATATGTTATCCCAGGTTTAATAGATGGACATACTCACATGGAATTCCCGTTTATGAGCGAGATAACTGCAGACGATTTCTATTATGGGACTAAAGCTTCTATTGCTGGCGGTGTAACTACTATAGTTGATTTCGTTACTCCTTCACATGGTCAAGATTTAATTTCTGCTTACGAAAAATGGAGGGGAAATGCTGACCCTAAAGTTGTATCCGACTATGGGCTCCATATGATAATTCGAGAGATAAACTCAAACGTCTTGGAACAAATACCTAGTGTAATAAATAAAGGAGTAGTAAGTTTTAAGCTATTTATGGCATATAAGAATGAATTAATGCTTCCAGATGGAGATTTATACAAATTGATAAAAAAGATAAGTGATTTCGGAGGAGTAACTGGAATACATGCAGAAAATGGCGAAATAATAAATGAACTAATTCAGGAATTTCTTAAAGAAGGTAAAGTCGAGCCTATATATCATTATTATTCTAGACCAGACATATTAGAAATTGAGGCAACTAATAGAATAGCTTCTATTGCGAGTTTAGTAGGTAAAGATGTTAAAATGTATATTGTTCATACATCTACGGGAGAGGCTGTTGATATAATATCTAACTATAGAAAGATGGGATATAAATTCTTTAACGAAACTACGCCACATTATTTGACATTAAATACTGAGATGTTGAAAAGACCCGATGCGTTTAGGTATGTTATGAGCCCACCATTAAGAAGCGATGAGCAGAGAACAAAGCTATGGTATAGATTAGCATCAGGTGACATCTTTACAATTGGTAGCGATCATTGCGTATACTCAGACTTACAAAAGAAACGTCATATGGAAAAGGTTCCACCATTTAATGAAATACCTAATGGCGTTCCAGGTACTGAGACAATACTGCCTTTACTTTACTATTTTGGAGTTAAAAAGGGAATTATATCTATGGAGAGATTCATAGAAGTAACGTCTTTAAATCCTGCTAAGTTATTTGGATTATATCCGCAGAAAGGTACAATTATGCCTGGCTCTGATGCAGATTTTGCAATCATAGATCCAGAAAAGAAAGTGAGAATTTCCCCTGATGTCCTTCACAGTAATATTGACTATACAATATATGACGGTGTAGAGGTAGAAGGATGGAACGTAATGACTATGAGAAGAGGAGAAATAGTTTACGAAGAAGGTCAAGTAATAGGTAAAAAAGGAAGCGGTAAATATATACCAGGCAAAACTCCCATAATGATGTGA
- a CDS encoding IS607 family transposase, whose translation MLRPKEVCQRLGISYATLREYVKKGYIKPVILETGKWRFKEEDVERLVGIVRKRKVILYARVSSNTQKDDLINQVKYLEENVKDYDQVITDIGSGLNMKRKGFLKLLRMILNNEVSKVVIAYPDRLVRFGFEIIEEVCKAHNCELVVLNKEDKTPEQELIEDLISILVSFSGKLYGMRSHEKVKKCVEELKA comes from the coding sequence ATGCTAAGACCCAAGGAAGTGTGCCAACGCCTAGGAATATCCTATGCAACACTCAGAGAATATGTTAAGAAAGGGTACATAAAACCCGTGATACTAGAAACTGGAAAGTGGAGGTTCAAGGAAGAAGACGTCGAAAGACTGGTGGGGATTGTTAGAAAGAGGAAAGTGATACTTTACGCAAGAGTATCATCAAACACACAGAAAGACGACTTGATAAACCAAGTAAAATACCTAGAGGAGAACGTTAAGGACTACGACCAAGTAATAACAGACATTGGATCTGGATTAAACATGAAGAGAAAAGGATTCCTCAAATTACTAAGAATGATACTAAACAACGAAGTATCGAAAGTTGTCATAGCCTACCCAGACAGGCTTGTAAGGTTTGGCTTCGAGATAATTGAAGAAGTATGCAAAGCACACAACTGTGAACTCGTGGTATTAAATAAGGAGGACAAAACACCAGAACAAGAACTAATAGAAGATTTGATCTCTATACTGGTATCATTTAGCGGAAAGTTGTATGGTATGAGGAGTCATGAGAAGGTGAAGAAATGTGTCGAAGAGCTTAAGGCTTAA
- a CDS encoding RNA-guided endonuclease InsQ/TnpB family protein — protein sequence MERTVKLRVKVDYTTYSALKEVEEEYREVLEDALNYGLLNKTTSFTRIKAGIYKTEREKHKDLPSHYIYTACEDASERLDSFEKLRKRGRTYTEKPSVRRVTVHLDDHLLKFNLDRISISTKKGRVFISPIFPKIFWEYYNKGWLIASEARFKLLKGNVVEFFIVFKKDEPKPYEPKGFIPVDLNENSVSVLINSKPVLLETNTKRITLGYEYKRKSITTGRSTKDREVKRKLRNLRERDKKADVRRKLAKLIVKEAYESRSAIILEDLPKRVPEHMVKNMKDSQLRLRIYRSAFSSMKNTIIEKAREFGVPVILVNPSHTSTICPVHETKIVYQPDGGTAPRVGVCEKGRELWHRDVVSLYNLRRRAGDVSPVQLGSKESHDPPIIKPGRWLRAKSLRLIMNEHKMNEMKV from the coding sequence ATGGAGAGGACAGTGAAGTTAAGGGTTAAGGTTGACTACACTACCTACTCAGCACTTAAGGAAGTTGAGGAGGAGTACAGAGAGGTTCTAGAGGATGCATTAAATTATGGGCTGTTAAACAAAACTACTTCCTTCACTAGGATTAAAGCTGGAATTTATAAGACCGAAAGGGAGAAGCATAAGGACTTACCTTCACACTACATTTACACCGCTTGTGAGGACGCTAGCGAGAGGCTAGATAGCTTCGAGAAGTTGAGGAAGAGAGGTAGGACTTATACTGAGAAACCGTCTGTGAGGAGAGTCACTGTCCACCTAGATGATCACCTGTTGAAGTTCAACCTTGACAGGATTTCAATTTCTACCAAGAAGGGTAGGGTTTTCATTTCTCCAATCTTCCCTAAGATTTTCTGGGAGTATTATAACAAGGGCTGGTTAATTGCGAGTGAGGCTAGGTTTAAATTGTTGAAGGGGAACGTGGTAGAATTCTTCATAGTTTTTAAGAAGGACGAGCCTAAACCTTACGAGCCTAAAGGTTTTATCCCAGTTGATCTCAACGAGAATTCAGTCTCTGTACTTATCAATAGTAAACCCGTATTGCTTGAAACAAACACTAAGAGGATTACTCTGGGCTATGAGTATAAAAGGAAGTCAATAACTACTGGTAGGTCAACTAAGGATAGAGAAGTTAAGAGGAAGTTGAGGAACTTGAGAGAGAGGGATAAAAAGGCTGATGTTAGGAGGAAGTTAGCAAAGCTAATCGTTAAAGAAGCTTACGAAAGTAGGAGTGCCATAATCTTGGAGGACTTGCCAAAGAGAGTTCCAGAGCATATGGTTAAGAATATGAAAGACTCTCAGCTTAGGTTGAGGATTTATAGATCAGCATTTTCCTCAATGAAGAATACTATCATTGAGAAGGCTAGGGAGTTTGGAGTTCCAGTGATTTTGGTTAACCCGTCTCACACTTCTACTATATGCCCAGTTCACGAGACAAAGATTGTTTACCAACCCGATGGGGGCACTGCCCCAAGGGTTGGTGTTTGTGAGAAAGGGAGAGAGTTGTGGCATAGGGATGTTGTCTCACTGTATAATCTAAGGAGGAGGGCTGGAGATGTGAGCCCCGTGCAGTTGGGCTCGAAGGAGTCCCATGACCCACCTATCATTAAGCCTGGTAGGTGGTTGAGGGCTAAGTCCCTACGCTTGATCATGAATGAACATAAAATGAATGAAATGAAAGTGTAG
- a CDS encoding RNA-guided endonuclease InsQ/TnpB family protein — protein sequence MSKSLRLKSFQPEEEYVYLTYSLKNDKKEESKILLENYRVLMQKALDWLWERTKIEKKETKKGKKVKITLPKKKEVYKVLRDELEKINNLASHYVDKAINDAYSILRGWKRRVEKGKASLRKPRLKKVYVRVKSTLRKVEGEEVRITVRPYEYITFSWSHKWFSRRVEGLELGEPIIKEDKVYLPFRYKLPWFTPLDFLAIDSNLYTLDAYDGEKFVTFSLKELYSLKFGMELKRSKIQSFASKHGKKGKVLLRKYSHRERNRVLDYVHKFVNKLLEMYPVTMFAVEKLNKQSMFQDADDKLSKRISRTVWRTIHSVLKYKAPLYGSFVKEVNPHLTSKSCPRCGWVSRKVGRTFHCVRCGFTLDRQLNASLNIYLKMCGFPHLFFTPTGSRWVGVIPLKGRRGMNGAMPRDSGEVQGLRIDIKYYEIL from the coding sequence GTGTCGAAGAGCTTAAGGCTTAAATCATTCCAACCAGAGGAGGAATACGTTTACCTAACTTACTCCCTAAAGAACGATAAGAAGGAGGAAAGCAAGATATTACTAGAGAACTACAGAGTCCTAATGCAGAAAGCTCTAGACTGGTTATGGGAGAGGACTAAGATAGAGAAAAAAGAAACGAAGAAAGGCAAGAAAGTCAAAATAACCCTGCCTAAGAAAAAGGAAGTGTACAAGGTATTAAGAGACGAACTTGAGAAGATTAACAATCTAGCTTCCCATTACGTTGACAAGGCAATAAATGACGCTTACTCAATATTGAGGGGTTGGAAGAGGAGGGTTGAGAAGGGAAAAGCATCGCTAAGGAAACCTAGATTGAAGAAGGTTTACGTTAGGGTTAAGTCTACTCTTAGGAAAGTTGAGGGCGAAGAAGTTAGGATTACTGTAAGGCCGTATGAGTATATTACCTTCTCTTGGTCTCACAAATGGTTTTCAAGGAGGGTTGAAGGACTTGAGTTAGGTGAGCCCATAATTAAGGAGGACAAAGTATACCTACCATTCCGTTATAAATTACCTTGGTTTACTCCCCTAGATTTCCTAGCAATTGATAGTAATCTTTACACATTGGACGCTTATGATGGGGAGAAGTTTGTTACATTTTCCTTGAAGGAGTTGTATAGTCTAAAATTCGGTATGGAGTTGAAGAGGAGTAAAATACAGTCTTTTGCTTCAAAGCACGGTAAGAAGGGGAAGGTGTTGTTGAGGAAGTATTCTCATAGGGAGAGGAATCGCGTGCTGGATTATGTTCACAAGTTTGTGAACAAGTTGCTGGAGATGTATCCTGTGACAATGTTTGCTGTTGAAAAATTGAATAAGCAGTCAATGTTCCAAGACGCTGATGACAAGCTGTCTAAGAGGATTTCAAGGACTGTGTGGAGGACAATTCACAGTGTCTTAAAGTATAAGGCACCACTTTACGGTTCTTTCGTTAAGGAGGTGAACCCACACCTTACATCTAAGTCCTGCCCCAGATGTGGATGGGTTTCCCGAAAGGTCGGCAGGACTTTTCATTGCGTAAGGTGTGGGTTCACTCTGGATAGGCAATTGAACGCATCATTGAATATTTACCTCAAGATGTGCGGGTTTCCCCACCTCTTTTTTACTCCCACTGGGAGTAGGTGGGTTGGGGTTATCCCGCTAAAGGGGCGGAGGGGTATGAACGGGGCAATGCCCCGTGACTCTGGTGAAGTCCAAGGGCTGAGGATTGATATTAAATATTATGAAATCCTATGA
- a CDS encoding type II toxin-antitoxin system VapC family toxin, whose product MKYYIDSSIIIALINEKDPNHEKAIAKSPKDGEKVISKLVVTELYSVFSRTLKLSEEELNALVDYALEKCGCKVEDVEFNRVFDLALRMSNRVKLKTLDLLHLSASISMGCEILSR is encoded by the coding sequence ATGAAATATTATATCGATAGCAGTATTATAATAGCTCTAATTAACGAGAAAGATCCGAACCACGAAAAAGCTATTGCAAAATCTCCCAAAGACGGAGAAAAGGTAATAAGCAAGCTTGTAGTTACTGAACTTTATTCTGTCTTTTCACGAACTCTTAAACTCTCAGAAGAAGAGCTTAATGCCCTCGTAGATTATGCTCTAGAGAAATGCGGTTGTAAAGTAGAGGATGTAGAATTCAATAGAGTATTCGACCTTGCCTTGAGGATGAGTAACAGAGTGAAATTAAAGACATTAGACCTCCTTCACCTTTCAGCGAGTATCAGCATGGGATGTGAAATATTAAGCCGTTGA
- a CDS encoding MFS transporter: MDEVRKLIIFKFLLIVAENSLGYFFLWHLLGIIGLVLTYTLFSITNYIFPHIQLFESPLIDKYKDIVKLLKIGYVLDIITIISLYPIFLYLVKLKLLFFTVLLIGIPFSSIIKALESTALDKLFKILMTDYQRGIYLVRKYEIVALATGQILGTLLLALSLFKNLTLIVIITLIGLAFLLSVRRVDNEVAQQSYISTFKVGFLNIIKNNVLKTILIFNIIYSLPGSLINLFIVYLVYYALHLPPVFIGLWSIIFIIGSLVGNKLGYKFSINSKAWMTFLFVLSDVSDISLVFFTNEQLLPIIYVILFLSSIAGSFANYYFSYLMYSSIPEETFATSSSIMGSISSVFDAVFTIISSLIISLISYFWSVLIAVIIFVVLDILLVSSIFKLKKIDH, translated from the coding sequence ATGGACGAGGTAAGAAAGTTAATAATATTTAAATTTTTATTAATAGTTGCTGAGAATTCTCTAGGTTATTTCTTTTTGTGGCATCTTCTTGGGATAATAGGTCTGGTACTAACATATACGTTATTCAGTATAACTAATTACATATTTCCACACATACAACTGTTTGAATCCCCTTTAATTGATAAATATAAAGATATTGTCAAATTACTGAAAATAGGTTACGTACTAGACATAATTACTATTATCTCGCTTTACCCTATATTTTTATACTTAGTCAAATTAAAGTTACTTTTCTTCACCGTGTTGCTCATAGGTATTCCATTTAGCAGTATCATAAAAGCTCTTGAGTCAACTGCACTTGATAAACTATTTAAAATTCTTATGACTGATTACCAGAGGGGAATTTATTTAGTTAGAAAATATGAAATCGTAGCCTTGGCTACAGGTCAAATTTTAGGAACTTTATTACTCGCTCTAAGCTTATTCAAAAACCTAACGTTAATCGTGATCATTACATTAATCGGCCTAGCGTTTTTGTTAAGCGTTAGGAGAGTAGATAATGAGGTGGCTCAACAGTCATATATAAGCACTTTTAAGGTAGGGTTTTTAAATATAATAAAAAATAATGTATTAAAAACAATTTTAATATTCAATATAATTTATTCCTTACCGGGATCCTTAATAAACTTGTTTATCGTATATCTAGTTTACTACGCTTTACATCTACCGCCCGTATTTATAGGCTTATGGAGCATTATTTTCATTATCGGTAGCTTAGTTGGTAACAAATTAGGCTACAAATTTAGCATAAATAGCAAAGCCTGGATGACGTTCTTATTTGTGCTTTCAGACGTCTCAGATATTTCTTTAGTATTTTTCACTAACGAGCAATTATTACCGATAATTTATGTTATTCTATTTCTATCAAGTATAGCCGGTTCTTTCGCAAATTATTATTTTTCTTACTTAATGTATAGTTCGATCCCAGAGGAAACTTTCGCGACATCTTCCTCTATAATGGGCTCAATTTCCTCGGTATTTGACGCTGTCTTTACCATCATAAGTTCATTAATAATTTCTCTGATATCATATTTCTGGTCCGTATTAATAGCCGTAATTATCTTTGTTGTTCTAGATATATTATTAGTGTCATCAATATTTAAGTTGAAGAAAATCGATCATTAA